One region of Halomicrobium sp. LC1Hm genomic DNA includes:
- a CDS encoding alpha/beta hydrolase, which yields MTRKTTVLFIALLLVFGGGTVAYLVQTDGGSVDTRDVRFAAPDGQMIHGTLYVPPGASADDPSPGVVATHGYINTRETQSPFAIEFARRGFVVLAIDQAGHGHSDPPAFGNGFGGPPALSYMRSLAFVDDDNVGLEGHSMGGWASVAAAQSDRDGYKSIALVGSSTGNSGVAEGNATFPRNTAVVFSEYDEFSMLMWGVPHASNVERSEKLQTLFGTDEPVEEGRTYGSLEDGTARRLYTPATTHPGDHLSTTAVGDAVEWMQVTLDGEDELPPGNQIWWLKELGTLASLLGGVLFVFPFGAMVLSDRRFSDLRRPIPESAGVEGRSWYGAVAVAALVPVVTYFPLNLVGQGFVPINWLFPQQVTNGVMVWALGNALIVAGLVGAWHYRSDRDSLARYGFDTDGWRTVARSAVAAATIVSGFLGTLGAVGYLFGTDFRFWVFAMKLPTPTQFRIALVYLVPLTLFFLALELLLHGQLRTGDRSFREALAHNWIAVVGGFVLLLAVQYGVLLTGSPPPVVQPLLTVLAFQFVALLSIVTAVSTYFFRRTGRVWVGAFVNSLLVALVLVAGTATHAPL from the coding sequence ATGACACGAAAGACGACAGTCCTGTTCATCGCACTGCTGCTCGTGTTCGGTGGCGGTACGGTCGCGTATCTGGTCCAGACCGACGGCGGAAGCGTCGACACCAGAGACGTGCGCTTTGCCGCTCCGGACGGACAGATGATCCACGGGACCCTGTACGTCCCGCCCGGAGCCAGTGCCGACGACCCCAGTCCGGGCGTCGTCGCGACCCACGGCTACATCAACACCCGGGAGACACAGTCACCGTTCGCCATCGAGTTCGCGCGTCGCGGGTTCGTCGTTCTGGCGATCGATCAGGCCGGTCACGGCCACTCCGATCCGCCAGCGTTCGGGAACGGTTTCGGCGGCCCGCCAGCCCTGTCGTACATGCGATCGCTGGCGTTCGTCGACGACGACAACGTCGGGCTCGAGGGGCACTCGATGGGCGGCTGGGCCAGCGTCGCGGCGGCCCAGAGCGATCGCGACGGCTACAAGTCGATCGCGTTGGTCGGTTCTTCGACGGGGAACTCGGGCGTCGCCGAGGGCAACGCGACCTTCCCGCGCAACACGGCCGTCGTCTTCAGCGAGTACGACGAGTTCTCGATGCTGATGTGGGGTGTGCCCCACGCGTCGAACGTCGAGCGAAGCGAGAAGCTCCAGACGTTGTTCGGCACTGACGAGCCCGTCGAAGAGGGGCGGACCTACGGGAGCCTCGAAGACGGAACCGCTCGCCGTCTGTACACGCCGGCGACGACCCACCCCGGCGACCACCTCTCGACGACCGCCGTCGGCGACGCGGTCGAGTGGATGCAGGTGACGCTGGACGGCGAGGACGAACTGCCGCCGGGCAACCAGATCTGGTGGCTCAAAGAACTGGGAACGCTGGCCTCGCTGCTCGGCGGGGTCCTCTTCGTGTTCCCCTTCGGCGCGATGGTCCTCTCGGACCGGCGCTTCTCGGACCTCCGTCGGCCGATACCCGAGTCGGCCGGCGTTGAGGGGCGGAGCTGGTACGGCGCGGTCGCAGTGGCCGCACTGGTTCCGGTGGTGACCTACTTCCCACTGAACCTCGTCGGCCAGGGGTTCGTCCCGATCAACTGGCTGTTCCCCCAGCAGGTCACCAACGGCGTGATGGTGTGGGCCCTGGGGAACGCCCTGATCGTTGCCGGACTGGTCGGCGCGTGGCACTACCGGTCCGACCGTGACTCGCTCGCGCGCTACGGGTTCGACACGGACGGCTGGCGAACGGTCGCCCGGTCGGCCGTCGCGGCGGCGACGATCGTCAGCGGGTTCCTCGGTACGCTCGGGGCCGTGGGCTACCTCTTTGGCACCGACTTCCGGTTCTGGGTGTTCGCGATGAAGCTCCCGACGCCCACGCAGTTCCGGATCGCGCTGGTGTACCTGGTGCCGTTGACGCTGTTCTTCCTCGCACTGGAGCTGCTACTACACGGTCAACTCCGAACGGGTGACCGCTCCTTCCGGGAGGCACTGGCCCACAACTGGATCGCCGTCGTCGGCGGGTTCGTCCTGCTCCTCGCGGTGCAGTACGGCGTCCTCCTGACGGGCAGTCCGCCGCCGGTCGTCCAGCCGCTCCTGACGGTGCTGGCGTTCCAGTTCGTCGCCCTGCTCTCGATCGTCACCGCCGTCTCCACGTACTTCTTCCGGCGGACCGGCCGCGTCTGGGTCGGCGCGTTCGTCAACAGCCTGCTCGTGGCGCTGGTCCTCGTCGCGGGGACCGCGACGCACGCGCCGCTGTAG
- a CDS encoding TrkA family potassium uptake protein encodes MKFVIVGYGRVGTRTARILDSEGHAVVIVENDLDKADRSAEEGFETVRGDGNDESVLEAAGLDDADAIAGLTGDLNTNFAACMVGKEHGCRTVLRIDADYREEIYEKYAADVDEIVYPERLGAAGAKTALLGGNFNVLADLTEQLSVASVTVPDGSPVVGERVVALDLPGDARIYAHGSDREPMTIPLPRTKLAAGDTVAVMASPETLDDVRTSLKGT; translated from the coding sequence ATGAAGTTCGTCATCGTCGGCTACGGTCGGGTCGGGACGCGGACGGCACGCATCCTGGACAGCGAGGGCCACGCCGTCGTCATCGTCGAGAACGACCTCGACAAGGCCGATCGGAGCGCGGAGGAAGGGTTCGAGACGGTCCGGGGCGACGGCAACGACGAGTCCGTCCTCGAAGCGGCGGGGCTGGACGACGCCGACGCCATCGCGGGGCTGACCGGCGACCTCAACACCAACTTCGCGGCCTGCATGGTCGGCAAGGAACACGGCTGTCGAACCGTCCTCCGGATCGACGCCGACTACCGCGAGGAGATCTACGAGAAGTACGCCGCCGACGTCGACGAGATCGTCTACCCCGAGCGGCTCGGTGCGGCAGGTGCGAAGACCGCGCTGCTGGGCGGAAACTTCAACGTCCTGGCAGACCTCACCGAACAGCTCTCGGTCGCCAGCGTCACCGTCCCCGACGGATCGCCCGTCGTCGGCGAGCGCGTCGTCGCGCTCGATCTCCCCGGCGACGCGCGGATCTACGCCCACGGGAGCGACCGGGAACCCATGACGATCCCGCTCCCACGGACGAAGCTGGCAGCCGGCGACACCGTCGCAGTCATGGCCAGTCCCGAGACGCTCGACGACGTGCGAACGTCGCTCAAGGGAACGTAG
- a CDS encoding DUF99 family protein: MKAGVRALGVAESYRGSTSTLAGVVVRASRVVDGFVFGSCTVGGSDATAEIADMVDRLDREDVRYLLVSGIAPAWFNVVDLAELHDATGLPVCSITYEASEGLESAIRDGFDDPAVAEDRLAIYRAQPERRPVSVADGTVYVRSVGIDEERAGEVVRAFTPEGGRPEPLRVARLAASAADAAGREG, translated from the coding sequence ATGAAAGCCGGCGTCCGCGCGCTGGGCGTCGCAGAGTCGTATCGCGGGTCGACGAGTACGCTGGCGGGCGTCGTCGTCCGCGCCAGCCGGGTCGTCGACGGATTCGTTTTCGGTAGTTGCACGGTCGGTGGGAGCGACGCGACCGCCGAGATCGCCGACATGGTCGACCGGCTCGACCGCGAGGACGTTCGGTACCTGCTGGTCTCTGGCATCGCGCCCGCGTGGTTCAACGTCGTCGATCTCGCCGAACTCCACGACGCCACCGGGCTCCCGGTCTGTTCGATCACCTACGAGGCGAGCGAGGGCCTCGAATCGGCGATTCGGGACGGGTTCGACGATCCCGCGGTCGCGGAGGATCGGCTGGCGATCTATCGAGCCCAGCCAGAGCGCCGTCCGGTCTCGGTCGCAGACGGAACGGTGTACGTCCGGAGTGTCGGCATCGACGAGGAGAGGGCCGGCGAGGTCGTTCGCGCGTTCACGCCCGAGGGCGGACGGCCGGAACCGCTCCGGGTAGCGCGCCTGGCCGCCAGCGCTGCCGACGCCGCTGGCCGAGAGGGGTAG
- the radA gene encoding DNA repair and recombination protein RadA, whose protein sequence is MSTSEDLEELPGVGPATAEKLKDNGFDGYQGIAVASPGELSNTADIGESSAADIIQAAREAADIGGFETGATVLERREQIGKLTWSVSEVDDLLGGGIETQSITEVYGEFGAGKSQVTHQISVTVQLPAEHGGLEGSAIFVDSEDTFRPERIDQMVRGLDDDVLEDTMVLHGIVEEAGDADAGDEELLEALVESVLDKIHVAKAFNSNHQILLAEKAQEIASESQDDEFPVRLLCVDSLTAHFRAEYVGRGELADRQQKLNKHLHDLMRVGDLNNTAVVVTNQVAANPDSFFGDPTQPIGGNILGHTSTFRIYLRKSKGNKRIVKLVDAPNLPDGEAVMRVEEGGLMDE, encoded by the coding sequence ATGTCCACATCAGAGGACCTCGAAGAGCTGCCGGGCGTCGGTCCGGCCACAGCGGAGAAGCTCAAGGACAACGGCTTCGACGGCTATCAGGGAATCGCCGTCGCCTCCCCCGGCGAGCTGTCGAACACGGCCGACATCGGCGAGTCGTCGGCCGCCGACATCATCCAGGCCGCCCGAGAGGCCGCCGACATCGGCGGGTTCGAGACCGGCGCGACCGTCCTGGAGCGTCGCGAACAGATCGGGAAGCTCACCTGGTCGGTCTCGGAGGTCGACGACCTGCTGGGCGGTGGCATCGAGACCCAGTCGATCACCGAGGTGTACGGCGAGTTCGGGGCCGGCAAGTCCCAGGTCACCCACCAGATCTCCGTGACCGTCCAGCTACCGGCCGAGCACGGCGGTCTGGAGGGCAGCGCGATCTTCGTCGACTCCGAGGACACGTTCCGGCCCGAGCGGATCGATCAGATGGTGCGTGGCCTCGACGACGACGTTCTCGAAGACACGATGGTCCTGCACGGGATCGTCGAAGAAGCGGGCGACGCCGACGCGGGCGACGAGGAACTGCTCGAAGCGCTCGTCGAGTCCGTCCTCGACAAGATCCACGTCGCGAAGGCGTTCAACTCCAACCACCAGATCCTGCTGGCAGAGAAGGCCCAGGAGATCGCCAGCGAGAGCCAGGACGACGAGTTCCCCGTCCGCCTGCTCTGTGTCGACTCGCTGACGGCTCACTTCCGTGCCGAGTACGTCGGCCGTGGCGAACTGGCCGACCGCCAGCAGAAGCTCAACAAGCACCTCCACGACCTGATGCGCGTCGGCGACCTCAACAACACCGCCGTCGTCGTCACCAACCAGGTCGCGGCCAACCCCGACTCCTTCTTCGGCGACCCCACCCAGCCCATCGGCGGGAACATTCTGGGCCACACGTCGACGTTCCGCATCTACCTCCGGAAGTCCAAGGGGAACAAGCGGATCGTCAAGCTCGTCGACGCGCCGAACCTCCCGGACGGCGAAGCGGTCATGCGCGTCGAAGAGGGCGGCCTGATGGACGAGTAA